The following proteins are co-located in the Nocardia bhagyanarayanae genome:
- a CDS encoding allene oxide cyclase barrel-like domain-containing protein: MSYARSSIRKTVGAVAGALLVGGGLVACGADTTETDGPKQRVEIIEAAALTDQLAGADLDKPGASLGDLTVYSGGIHQDGRQIGHGGGACQNVHIEGDAITMQCVLTAQLERGSLTMQAVWVQGTSPLDLAITGGTGAYRNATGIARFWEIGTPNERMRAEITLPAEE, from the coding sequence ATGTCGTACGCGAGATCCTCCATCAGAAAGACGGTCGGCGCAGTCGCCGGCGCCCTGCTGGTCGGTGGTGGACTGGTCGCCTGCGGCGCGGACACCACCGAGACGGACGGGCCGAAGCAGCGGGTCGAGATCATCGAGGCAGCCGCTCTGACCGACCAGCTCGCAGGCGCGGACCTGGACAAGCCCGGTGCGAGTCTCGGTGATCTGACCGTCTATTCGGGCGGTATCCACCAAGACGGTCGCCAGATCGGGCACGGTGGTGGAGCATGCCAGAACGTCCATATCGAGGGCGACGCGATCACCATGCAATGTGTGCTCACCGCTCAGCTCGAACGGGGATCGCTGACCATGCAAGCGGTGTGGGTCCAGGGCACGAGCCCGCTAGATCTGGCGATCACCGGTGGTACCGGCGCATACCGTAACGCGACCGGCATCGCTCGGTTCTGGGAAATCGGGACACCGAACGAGCGGATGCGTGCCGAGATCACGCTTCCCGCGGAGGAGTGA
- a CDS encoding cytochrome P450, giving the protein MSGTVPIPHGLPMERDAGPFAPPSEITRLRDARPVSPLVFPDGHQGWFVTGYDAVRQVMADTRFSSRQDIGVLHVPYETPGMPVATEPSPQIPGLFIAMDPPDHTRLRRMLTGAFTVKRMKQLEEHIIDVAERRLDEMARMTPPVDLVEEFALPVPSLVICEMLGVPYADRATFQVNSAKFLVKDQPLEEKMAAYGAMTTYLAELVVRKRAEPGDDILSDLARHDELSVEELTGIAFLLLLAGHETTANMLGLGTFALLEHPEQLAELRANPDLVPDAVEELLRFLSVADIFYRYATDDIEIGGETIAKGSTVVVSLLAANRDPERFDNPDALDIRREARGRLAFGHGIHTCLGQQLARIEMRAGFAGLLRRFPTLELAIPAEEVRLRTDMNIYGVHELPVTWTTAS; this is encoded by the coding sequence ATGAGTGGCACGGTTCCCATCCCGCACGGCCTCCCCATGGAACGCGATGCGGGCCCGTTCGCCCCGCCCAGCGAGATCACCCGGCTGCGCGACGCTCGCCCGGTCAGTCCGCTGGTCTTCCCCGACGGTCACCAGGGCTGGTTCGTCACCGGATACGACGCGGTCCGCCAAGTCATGGCCGACACCAGGTTCAGCTCGCGCCAGGACATCGGCGTCCTGCACGTGCCGTACGAGACGCCCGGCATGCCCGTCGCCACCGAACCGTCCCCGCAGATTCCCGGCTTGTTCATCGCCATGGACCCGCCGGACCACACCCGGCTGCGGCGCATGCTCACCGGCGCCTTCACCGTCAAACGCATGAAGCAGCTCGAAGAGCACATCATCGACGTCGCCGAGCGGCGATTGGACGAGATGGCGCGGATGACCCCGCCGGTCGACCTGGTCGAGGAGTTCGCGCTGCCGGTGCCGTCCCTGGTGATCTGCGAAATGCTCGGCGTCCCCTACGCGGATCGGGCCACCTTCCAGGTCAACTCCGCCAAGTTCTTGGTCAAGGACCAGCCGCTCGAGGAGAAGATGGCCGCGTACGGCGCGATGACCACCTACCTCGCCGAACTCGTCGTCCGCAAGCGCGCCGAACCCGGCGACGACATACTGTCCGACCTGGCACGCCACGACGAACTCAGCGTCGAGGAGCTGACCGGCATCGCCTTCCTGCTGCTGCTCGCGGGCCACGAGACCACCGCCAACATGCTCGGACTCGGCACCTTCGCGCTCCTGGAACACCCCGAGCAGCTGGCCGAGCTGCGCGCGAACCCGGATCTTGTGCCCGACGCCGTCGAGGAACTCCTGCGTTTCCTGTCCGTCGCCGACATCTTCTATCGCTACGCGACCGACGACATCGAAATCGGCGGCGAGACGATCGCCAAGGGATCGACCGTCGTCGTCTCGCTGCTGGCCGCCAACCGCGACCCCGAGCGCTTCGACAACCCCGACGCCCTGGACATCCGCCGCGAGGCCCGTGGTCGTCTGGCCTTCGGCCACGGCATCCACACGTGCCTCGGCCAGCAACTGGCCCGCATCGAGATGCGCGCCGGTTTCGCGGGACTGCTGCGTCGCTTCCCGACGCTCGAGCTCGCCATCCCCGCCGAGGAGGTGAGGCTCCGGACCGACATGAACATCTACGGCGTCCACGAACTGCCGGTCACCTGGACGACGGCCTCGTAA
- a CDS encoding ATP-binding cassette domain-containing protein translates to MTNSAIAVSGLRKAYGDKVVLDGIDLDVRAGTIFSLLGPNGAGKTTTVNVLSTLTAADGGSVRVAGHDVATEAKAVRAAIGVTGQFAAVDELLTGHENLQLMVDLTGTPAEEGKRIVTELLKRFELTEAAQQPASTYSGGMRRKLDLAMTLVGNPRIIFLDEPTTGLDPRSRRTMWSIIRDLVADGVTIFLTTQYLEEADQLADRIAVLDQGRLVAQGTPDELKRQIPGTHVRLRFTDITQLEAAARLFPDSTRDDEALTLRVPSDGGTRSLRALLDRLDEYSLGAEEFSVHTPDLDDVFLTLTGRTTEVAAK, encoded by the coding sequence ATGACGAATTCAGCGATTGCGGTCTCCGGACTGCGAAAGGCCTACGGGGACAAGGTCGTGCTCGACGGCATCGATCTGGATGTCCGTGCGGGCACGATCTTCTCCCTGCTCGGACCGAACGGGGCCGGTAAGACGACGACGGTGAACGTGCTGAGCACGTTGACAGCGGCGGACGGCGGGTCGGTACGCGTCGCGGGCCACGACGTCGCGACCGAGGCGAAGGCGGTGCGCGCGGCGATCGGCGTCACCGGTCAGTTCGCGGCGGTGGACGAGCTGCTGACGGGGCACGAGAACCTGCAACTGATGGTGGACCTCACCGGAACCCCTGCCGAAGAGGGCAAGCGGATCGTCACCGAGCTGCTGAAACGCTTCGAGCTGACCGAGGCGGCGCAGCAGCCCGCGTCGACCTACTCCGGCGGTATGCGCCGCAAGCTCGATTTGGCGATGACACTCGTCGGCAACCCGCGGATCATCTTCCTGGACGAGCCGACGACGGGACTCGACCCGCGCAGCCGCCGCACCATGTGGTCGATCATCCGTGACCTGGTGGCCGACGGCGTGACCATCTTCCTCACCACCCAGTACCTCGAGGAGGCGGACCAGCTCGCCGACCGGATCGCGGTGCTCGATCAGGGCCGCCTGGTGGCCCAGGGCACGCCCGACGAACTCAAGCGCCAGATCCCGGGAACGCACGTCCGGCTCCGGTTCACCGATATCACCCAACTCGAGGCGGCCGCCCGTCTCTTCCCCGACTCCACGCGGGACGACGAGGCGCTGACCCTGCGGGTTCCCAGCGACGGCGGGACGAGATCGCTTCGCGCCCTGCTGGACAGGCTCGACGAGTACTCGCTCGGCGCCGAGGAGTTCTCCGTGCACACGCCCGACCTCGACGACGTTTTCCTCACCCTGACCGGCCGCACCACGGAGGTAGCAGCGAAATGA
- a CDS encoding BTAD domain-containing putative transcriptional regulator, translating into MLGPFEVRTDGGDLADVPGARLRGLLIALALEPGRAVPKATLVDWIWGENPPSDAANALQRLVSRLRKALPDGSIEGQPDGYRLRVEPDAVDAVRFERLVAQARNDEDPRRLREALALWRGAAMQDIGLRESAAFDAAVTRLEGLRLTAMEDRFDAEIGLGHGAELVTELTDLVAAHPVRERLVAALMRALVATGRDTDALLVYERTRETLADELGVDPAPELSALHVALLRGELSRREDNRKTNLRAELTSFVGKDGDVTAVRELNADHRLITLIGPGGSGKTRLATETARTLLGDLPDGVWLVELAAIGADGDTGGNSVAQATLAALKLRDALHGEASDAEPTDRVVAAIRERAMLLILDNCEHVIESAAAFAHRVLGECRQLRILATSREPLGITGEALWPVVPLALPAADAGPDQIESSPAIRLLLDRASAVNKDLATDARTLSTAARVCRALDGMPLAIELAAARLRTMSLDQLAHRLDDRFRLLTGGSRTALPRHKTLRAVVDWSWELLSDAERAVLRRLAVFSGGASLEAAERVCACDVVDTGDVLELLTALTEKSLVLTVDDRAPRYRMLGTIKEYAEQRLAEAGESDRTRRAHLAYFTELAEIADPHLRRAEQLAWLATLDAEHDNIAAAMRGALAAGAADGAMRLAAAAGWYWWLGGHKAEANELIMAATALPGEVADETRAMVYAFVVQFVTSGPQSDQYQAEEWIRKGYELSTRVESRHPVLRLLTPLERLLHGPDAFLPAWEALLDDEDPWVRALGRLQLGKMRIQLGQGGRDADTCLETALTEFRAIGERWGISFAQTELANRIAVRGEFAAACEHYEQAIAVVAEIGSVEDVVPMRSRQAQLYWLAGDVESSAAAMAEAQRLAERVSWPIVLAELALSKAELARWSGDAEQVHRELDVATQLMGDDAERPNIRAMKHDLLGYLAEDLDETRAHRVAAFEAASEAAYPLLIAQVLTGIADLALRDEQYEQAARLLAASAELRGLPDRSNPDVARIEQAARNRLGEKGFAEAVREGSERNRTELVEVTLAS; encoded by the coding sequence ATGCTTGGACCATTCGAGGTGCGCACGGACGGCGGTGATCTCGCCGACGTGCCGGGCGCGCGCCTGCGCGGGCTGTTGATCGCGCTCGCGCTCGAACCGGGTCGCGCGGTCCCGAAAGCAACGCTCGTCGACTGGATCTGGGGTGAGAATCCGCCCTCCGACGCGGCGAATGCCTTGCAGCGGTTGGTGTCCCGGCTGCGGAAGGCGCTGCCGGACGGGTCGATCGAGGGTCAACCGGACGGCTACCGACTACGGGTGGAACCCGACGCCGTCGACGCCGTGCGGTTCGAACGCCTCGTCGCCCAGGCCCGCAACGACGAGGATCCGCGCCGGCTGCGCGAGGCCCTCGCACTGTGGCGCGGCGCGGCAATGCAGGACATCGGTTTGCGGGAGAGCGCGGCGTTCGACGCGGCGGTCACTCGTCTCGAGGGACTGCGCCTCACCGCCATGGAGGATCGGTTCGACGCGGAGATCGGCCTCGGCCACGGCGCGGAGCTGGTCACCGAGCTGACCGACTTGGTGGCCGCGCATCCGGTGCGAGAACGGCTCGTCGCCGCGTTGATGCGCGCCCTCGTCGCGACCGGCCGCGATACCGACGCGCTGCTCGTCTACGAGCGCACGAGAGAGACCCTGGCCGACGAGCTGGGTGTCGATCCCGCACCGGAGCTGTCCGCATTGCACGTCGCGCTGCTGCGTGGCGAGTTGAGCAGGCGGGAGGACAACCGGAAGACCAACCTGCGCGCCGAGCTGACCAGTTTCGTCGGCAAGGACGGCGATGTCACCGCCGTCCGCGAGCTCAACGCCGACCATCGGCTCATCACCCTGATCGGGCCGGGCGGCTCGGGAAAGACCAGGCTGGCCACCGAGACCGCGCGGACCTTGCTCGGCGACCTGCCGGACGGCGTCTGGCTCGTCGAGCTCGCGGCCATCGGCGCCGATGGTGACACGGGCGGCAACAGCGTCGCGCAAGCGACCCTCGCGGCGCTCAAACTGCGGGATGCGCTGCACGGCGAGGCTTCGGACGCGGAGCCGACGGATCGGGTGGTCGCCGCGATCCGCGAGCGGGCGATGTTGCTGATCCTGGACAACTGCGAGCACGTGATCGAGTCGGCGGCGGCGTTCGCCCATCGAGTGCTCGGGGAATGCAGGCAGCTGCGGATTCTGGCGACGAGCAGGGAACCGCTCGGCATCACCGGTGAGGCGCTCTGGCCGGTCGTGCCGTTGGCCCTGCCCGCGGCGGACGCCGGCCCCGACCAGATCGAGTCCAGTCCGGCCATCCGGCTGCTGCTGGATCGAGCGAGCGCGGTGAACAAGGACCTCGCGACCGACGCCCGCACCTTGTCGACGGCGGCGCGTGTCTGCCGGGCGCTGGACGGTATGCCGCTGGCCATAGAACTCGCCGCGGCGAGGTTGCGCACCATGTCGCTCGATCAGCTAGCCCATCGGCTCGACGACCGGTTCCGACTGCTGACCGGCGGCAGCCGCACCGCGCTGCCGCGGCACAAGACACTGCGCGCGGTGGTCGACTGGAGCTGGGAGTTGCTCAGCGACGCCGAACGGGCGGTCCTGCGCAGGCTCGCGGTGTTCTCGGGCGGCGCGAGTTTGGAAGCGGCCGAGCGGGTTTGCGCTTGCGATGTGGTCGACACGGGTGACGTGCTCGAGTTGCTGACCGCGCTGACCGAGAAATCGCTGGTGCTCACCGTCGACGACCGCGCGCCGCGCTACCGGATGCTCGGCACGATCAAGGAGTACGCCGAGCAGCGGCTCGCGGAGGCGGGGGAATCGGATCGGACGCGCCGCGCGCATCTCGCGTATTTCACCGAACTCGCCGAGATCGCGGATCCGCATCTGCGCCGCGCCGAGCAACTGGCCTGGCTGGCCACGCTCGACGCCGAGCACGACAACATCGCTGCCGCGATGCGCGGTGCGCTCGCCGCGGGTGCGGCGGACGGGGCCATGCGGCTCGCCGCCGCCGCGGGGTGGTACTGGTGGCTCGGCGGGCACAAGGCCGAGGCCAACGAGCTGATCATGGCGGCAACGGCGCTGCCCGGCGAGGTGGCGGACGAGACGAGGGCGATGGTGTACGCGTTCGTCGTCCAGTTCGTGACCTCCGGGCCGCAGAGCGACCAGTACCAGGCCGAGGAGTGGATCCGCAAAGGGTACGAACTGAGCACGCGGGTCGAGAGCCGTCACCCGGTGCTGCGATTGCTCACCCCTCTGGAACGCCTGTTGCACGGGCCGGACGCCTTCCTGCCCGCGTGGGAAGCGCTGCTGGACGACGAGGACCCCTGGGTACGGGCCCTCGGCCGCCTGCAACTCGGCAAGATGCGTATCCAGCTCGGGCAGGGCGGCCGGGATGCGGACACCTGCCTCGAGACGGCGCTCACCGAGTTTCGCGCGATCGGCGAACGGTGGGGTATCTCGTTCGCGCAGACCGAGCTGGCGAATCGAATCGCCGTGCGCGGCGAGTTCGCCGCCGCGTGCGAGCACTACGAACAGGCGATCGCGGTTGTCGCCGAGATCGGATCCGTCGAGGATGTCGTGCCGATGCGGTCGCGGCAGGCCCAGTTGTACTGGCTGGCAGGCGATGTCGAGTCGAGTGCGGCGGCGATGGCCGAGGCGCAGCGGCTCGCGGAACGCGTCTCCTGGCCGATCGTGCTGGCCGAGCTGGCGCTGTCGAAGGCGGAGCTCGCCCGCTGGAGCGGCGACGCCGAGCAGGTACACCGGGAACTCGACGTCGCGACGCAGCTGATGGGCGATGACGCCGAGCGGCCGAATATCCGTGCGATGAAACACGATCTGCTCGGCTACCTTGCCGAGGATCTCGACGAGACCCGTGCGCATCGCGTCGCGGCTTTCGAAGCGGCGTCCGAGGCGGCGTACCCCCTCTTGATCGCCCAAGTGCTCACCGGGATAGCGGATCTGGCGCTGCGTGACGAACAGTACGAGCAAGCCGCGCGGCTGCTCGCGGCGAGCGCCGAGCTGCGCGGTCTGCCGGATCGTTCCAACCCGGATGTGGCGAGAATCGAGCAGGCAGCGCGAAACCGCCTCGGCGAGAAGGGTTTCGCCGAGGCGGTTCGGGAGGGTTCGGAGCGGAATCGGACCGAGCTCGTCGAGGTCACGCTCGCTTCTTGA
- a CDS encoding cystathionine gamma-synthase produces MSELGFSTRAVHAGYDPDPQTGAVNVPIYASSTFAQDGVGGLRGGYEYARTGNPTRTALEANLAALESGRYGRAFASGMAATDCALRATLRPGDHIVIPDDAYGGTFRLIDKVFSQWGIEHSPAHVFNTDEMRAAIRPNTKLIWVETPTNPLLSIGDIPALADIAHAAGAKLVVDNTFATPYLQQPLLLGADIVVHSTTKYLGGHSDVVGGALITDDKELDAAFAFLQNGAGAVPGPFDAFLTMRGTKTLAVRMERHCDNAETLAEFLAKHPAIAQVIYPGLPEHPGHVVADKQMRRFGGMISVRLHGGKEAALDFCSRTKVFTLAESLGGIESLIEHPGAMTHASTEGSLLEVPADLVRLSVGIEDISDLLADVEQALGK; encoded by the coding sequence ATGAGTGAGCTGGGATTCTCCACACGCGCCGTGCACGCCGGATACGATCCCGATCCCCAGACCGGCGCGGTCAACGTGCCCATCTACGCGAGCTCGACCTTCGCCCAGGACGGTGTGGGCGGGCTGCGCGGCGGCTACGAGTACGCCCGCACCGGCAACCCGACGCGGACGGCGCTGGAAGCGAACCTCGCCGCGCTCGAATCCGGCCGCTACGGAAGGGCTTTCGCGTCCGGCATGGCCGCGACCGACTGCGCGCTGCGCGCGACGCTGCGCCCTGGCGATCACATCGTCATCCCGGACGACGCCTACGGCGGCACCTTCCGGCTGATCGACAAGGTGTTCAGCCAGTGGGGCATCGAGCACTCGCCCGCGCACGTGTTCAACACCGACGAGATGCGCGCGGCGATCCGCCCGAACACCAAGCTCATCTGGGTCGAGACCCCGACCAACCCGCTGCTGAGCATCGGCGACATCCCCGCGCTCGCCGACATCGCGCACGCCGCGGGCGCGAAGCTGGTGGTGGACAACACCTTCGCCACCCCGTACCTGCAGCAGCCGCTGCTGCTCGGCGCCGACATCGTGGTGCACTCCACCACCAAGTACCTCGGCGGCCACTCCGACGTGGTCGGCGGCGCGCTGATCACCGACGACAAGGAACTCGACGCGGCCTTCGCCTTCCTGCAGAACGGCGCGGGCGCGGTGCCCGGCCCGTTCGACGCGTTCCTCACCATGCGCGGCACCAAGACGCTGGCGGTGCGGATGGAGCGGCACTGCGACAACGCCGAGACCCTCGCCGAATTCCTCGCCAAGCACCCGGCCATCGCCCAGGTCATCTACCCCGGCCTGCCCGAGCATCCCGGACACGTGGTGGCCGACAAGCAGATGCGCCGGTTCGGCGGCATGATCTCGGTGCGCCTGCACGGCGGCAAGGAAGCCGCGCTCGACTTCTGCTCGCGCACCAAGGTCTTCACCCTCGCCGAGTCGCTCGGCGGCATCGAATCGCTGATCGAGCATCCCGGCGCCATGACGCACGCGTCCACCGAGGGCTCGCTGCTGGAGGTGCCCGCCGATCTGGTGCGGCTCTCGGTCGGCATCGAGGACATCAGCGACCTGCTCGCCGACGTCGAGCAGGCGCTCGGGAAGTAA
- a CDS encoding ferredoxin — MRISVDRERCIGAGMCALLAPAIFDQDYDDGRVRLLDPRPQQDHSALREALDACPSGALHLDES; from the coding sequence ATGCGAATCTCGGTGGATCGGGAGCGCTGCATCGGCGCGGGTATGTGCGCTCTCCTCGCGCCCGCGATCTTCGATCAGGACTATGACGACGGCAGGGTGCGGTTGCTCGATCCGCGCCCGCAACAGGATCACTCGGCGCTGCGGGAGGCCTTGGATGCCTGCCCGTCCGGAGCACTTCACCTCGACGAGTCCTGA
- a CDS encoding TIGR03086 family metal-binding protein, producing MDTLIGHIDRALDMTGAIVAAVDDDLLAAPTPCSDWDVRAVLNHTVGGMHTFAAALSGNDPRGARGDDWLGGDPQGAYAAAAEVDRAAWRRPDVPTATVNLGLGPTPGPAAAMIHLTEVVVHGVDIALAIDRPDLADDALCAQMLETMRGMGGIDVYRTPGIYDAEVSIPDDAPPHRKLLAYTGRKW from the coding sequence ATGGACACTCTGATCGGCCACATCGACCGCGCTCTCGACATGACCGGCGCCATCGTCGCCGCAGTCGACGACGACCTGCTCGCCGCGCCGACACCGTGCAGCGACTGGGATGTGCGGGCGGTGCTGAACCACACGGTGGGCGGGATGCACACTTTCGCGGCCGCGCTGAGTGGGAACGATCCGCGGGGTGCGCGCGGCGACGACTGGCTGGGCGGTGACCCGCAGGGCGCGTACGCGGCCGCGGCCGAGGTGGATCGCGCCGCGTGGCGCAGGCCCGACGTGCCTACCGCGACGGTGAACCTCGGGCTCGGCCCGACGCCGGGACCGGCCGCCGCGATGATCCACCTCACCGAGGTGGTGGTGCACGGCGTGGACATCGCCTTGGCGATCGACCGCCCCGATCTGGCCGACGACGCGCTGTGCGCCCAGATGCTCGAGACGATGCGCGGCATGGGTGGCATCGACGTCTACCGCACGCCGGGGATCTACGACGCCGAGGTGTCGATTCCGGACGACGCCCCGCCGCACCGCAAACTGCTGGCCTACACCGGCCGCAAGTGGTGA
- a CDS encoding DUF4307 domain-containing protein, whose protein sequence is MTSDPTPASSGDSAADQAARHADRYGTKPRTPRRRLALISGVVVVAAGLGVAFLGFQKFGPKEIEAEQLGYTIVDDSTITVRLKVTRAEPGEPVVCFVRAMDRDTAEVGRREVLIPPSPSGTVEVTTTVRSSARPAAGDVYGCSEHVPGYLRAG, encoded by the coding sequence GTGACGAGCGATCCGACGCCCGCGAGCAGCGGCGACTCGGCCGCCGACCAGGCAGCGCGACACGCCGACCGCTACGGGACGAAACCGCGGACGCCGCGCCGCAGACTGGCGCTGATCTCCGGCGTCGTCGTGGTCGCCGCGGGCTTGGGCGTCGCGTTCCTCGGATTCCAGAAGTTCGGGCCGAAGGAGATCGAGGCCGAGCAGCTCGGTTACACGATCGTCGACGACTCGACCATCACCGTCCGGCTCAAGGTCACCCGCGCCGAGCCCGGCGAACCGGTGGTCTGCTTCGTGCGCGCGATGGACCGGGACACCGCCGAGGTGGGCCGCCGCGAGGTGCTGATCCCGCCGTCGCCGAGCGGCACCGTCGAAGTCACCACCACGGTTCGCTCGTCCGCACGACCCGCCGCGGGCGACGTCTACGGGTGCAGCGAGCACGTTCCCGGGTACCTGCGCGCGGGCTGA
- a CDS encoding ABC transporter permease: MSKSHSMVMLRRNFKHIARNPTSVFNAVLMPIIIMLMFVYMFGDAFDVGVDYIDYATPGLILLAVCYGLGATATAVNSDMTTGIINRFKVMDVSRGAVLTGHVVATVLTNLVAIAALLGVAFLLGFSPSANILDWLGVIGMVVLLGFAAGWLTIALGLAAKSPETAGMASVPLVMLPFFSSAIVPAEKMGPGLRQFAEYQPFTPIIETIRGLLVGAPDTGDALTAVAWCVGIAVVGYLWASATFKKRA, translated from the coding sequence ATGAGCAAGTCCCACTCGATGGTCATGTTGCGCCGCAACTTCAAACACATCGCCCGAAACCCGACGTCGGTGTTCAACGCGGTCCTTATGCCGATCATCATCATGCTGATGTTCGTGTACATGTTCGGCGACGCCTTCGACGTCGGCGTCGACTACATCGACTACGCGACACCGGGACTGATCCTGCTGGCCGTCTGCTACGGGCTGGGAGCCACCGCGACGGCGGTGAACTCCGACATGACGACGGGCATCATCAATCGGTTCAAGGTCATGGACGTCTCCCGTGGAGCCGTGCTGACCGGACACGTCGTCGCCACCGTGCTGACCAATCTGGTCGCCATCGCCGCCCTGCTCGGGGTGGCCTTCCTGCTGGGGTTCAGCCCTTCGGCGAACATCCTCGACTGGCTCGGCGTGATCGGCATGGTCGTGCTGCTCGGCTTCGCGGCGGGCTGGCTCACGATCGCTCTCGGACTGGCTGCGAAGTCTCCGGAAACGGCGGGCATGGCGTCCGTGCCGCTGGTCATGCTGCCGTTCTTCAGCAGCGCGATCGTGCCCGCCGAGAAGATGGGTCCGGGGCTGCGGCAGTTCGCGGAGTACCAGCCCTTCACGCCGATCATCGAAACCATCCGCGGGCTGCTCGTCGGCGCACCGGACACCGGCGACGCGCTCACCGCCGTCGCCTGGTGCGTCGGTATCGCGGTGGTCGGTTACCTCTGGGCGTCCGCGACGTTCAAGAAGCGAGCGTGA
- the mca gene encoding mycothiol conjugate amidase Mca, with translation MAVHAHPDDESSKGAATTARYADEGHEVLVVTLTGGERGSILNPAMDTPGVLERIDEIRREEMAAAARALGVRQTWLGFVDSGLPEGDPLPPLPEGCFALVPLEEATEALVRVVREFRPHVMTTYDETGGYPHPDHIRCHQVSVAAFEAAGDPERFPDAGEPWTPLKLYYDHGFSMKRLELFAAEYERMGEPFPLQEWLDRIRAYAVERGDVMSRVTTQIECGKYFPQRDDALRAHATQIDPNGAFFAIPLEMQQRLWPTEEFELAKTRVRTAIPENDLFAGIEDATR, from the coding sequence ATGGCGGTGCACGCCCACCCAGACGACGAATCCAGCAAGGGTGCCGCGACGACCGCCCGATACGCCGACGAGGGCCACGAGGTCCTGGTCGTGACGTTGACCGGCGGCGAACGCGGCAGCATCCTCAACCCCGCGATGGACACACCCGGGGTGCTGGAGCGCATCGATGAGATCCGTCGCGAGGAGATGGCGGCCGCGGCCCGCGCGCTCGGCGTGCGCCAGACCTGGCTCGGTTTCGTCGACTCCGGCCTGCCCGAGGGCGACCCGCTGCCGCCGCTGCCCGAGGGCTGCTTCGCGCTGGTTCCGCTGGAGGAGGCGACCGAGGCGTTGGTCCGTGTGGTGCGCGAGTTCCGCCCGCACGTGATGACCACGTACGACGAGACCGGCGGCTACCCGCATCCCGACCACATCCGCTGCCACCAGGTGTCGGTGGCCGCGTTCGAGGCGGCGGGCGATCCGGAGCGCTTCCCCGACGCGGGCGAGCCGTGGACGCCGCTCAAGCTCTACTACGACCACGGGTTCAGCATGAAGCGGCTGGAGCTGTTCGCCGCCGAGTACGAGCGGATGGGCGAGCCCTTCCCGTTGCAGGAGTGGCTGGACCGCATCCGCGCGTACGCGGTGGAGCGCGGCGACGTGATGTCGCGGGTCACCACCCAGATCGAGTGCGGCAAGTACTTCCCGCAGCGGGACGACGCGCTGCGCGCGCACGCCACCCAGATCGATCCGAACGGCGCGTTCTTCGCGATTCCGCTGGAGATGCAGCAGCGGCTGTGGCCGACCGAGGAGTTCGAGCTGGCCAAGACCCGCGTGCGCACCGCCATCCCGGAGAACGACTTGTTCGCGGGTATCGAGGACGCGACCCGGTGA
- the greA gene encoding transcription elongation factor GreA: MTETNVTWLTQESHDRLKGELDALIANRPVIAAEINERREEGDLKENGGYHAAREEQGQQEARIRQLQELLNTAKVGVAPTKSGVALPGSVVKVYYDGDESDTETFLIATREEGLRGNSNLETYSPNSPLGGALIDAKVGETREYTLPNGNTMKVTLVSAEPYHG, from the coding sequence ATGACCGAGACGAACGTGACCTGGCTGACCCAGGAGTCGCACGACAGGCTCAAGGGCGAACTCGACGCGCTCATCGCCAACCGTCCGGTCATCGCCGCGGAGATCAACGAACGTCGGGAAGAGGGCGACCTCAAGGAGAACGGCGGATACCACGCCGCGCGCGAGGAGCAGGGCCAGCAGGAGGCCCGCATTCGCCAGCTCCAGGAGTTGCTGAACACCGCCAAGGTCGGCGTCGCGCCGACCAAGTCCGGCGTCGCATTGCCGGGCTCGGTCGTGAAGGTCTACTACGACGGCGACGAGTCCGACACCGAGACCTTCCTCATCGCCACCCGCGAAGAGGGCCTGCGCGGCAACTCCAACCTGGAGACCTACTCGCCGAACTCCCCGCTCGGCGGCGCGCTCATCGACGCGAAGGTCGGCGAGACCCGCGAGTACACGCTGCCGAACGGCAACACCATGAAGGTGACGCTGGTCAGCGCCGAGCCGTACCACGGCTGA